One genomic segment of Canis lupus familiaris isolate Mischka breed German Shepherd chromosome 22, alternate assembly UU_Cfam_GSD_1.0, whole genome shotgun sequence includes these proteins:
- the LOC100855527 gene encoding protocadherin-8-like isoform X1: MAAFIRFPAPGTVTVFPLQLFSLCWVLSVAQSKTVRYSTFEEDAPGTVIGTLAEDLHMKVSGDASFRLMKQFNSSLLRVREGDGQLTVGDAGLDRERLCGQAPQCVLAFDVVSFSQEQFRLVHVEVEVRDINDHAPRFPRAQIPVEVSEGAAVGTRIPLEVPVDEDVGANGLQSVRLAEPHSPFRVELQTRADGAQCADLVLLQELDRESQAAYSLELVAQDGGRPPRSATAALSVRVLDANDHSPAFPQGAVAEVELAEDAPVGSLLLDLDAADPDEGPNGDVVFAFGARTPPEARRLFRLDPRSGRLTLAGPVDYERQDTYELDVRAQDRGPGPRASTCKVIVRVRDVNDNAPDITITPLAAPGAPAASPFAAAAAAAAAALGGADATSPTGPGTPEAGAVSLVPEGAARESLVALVSTSDRDSGANGQVRCALYGHEHFRLQPAYAGSYLVVTAASLDRERIAEYNLTLVAEDRGAPPLRTVRPYTVRVSDENDNAPLFTRPVYEVSVRENNPPGAYLATVAARDPDLGRHGQVTYRLLEAEVGRAPGAPHPAKSRGTPPRGSGAHRDALTARNGPSCSWS; this comes from the coding sequence TTCCCAGCCCCAGGTACCGTGACAGTTTTCCCTTTACAGCTCTTCAGCCTCTGCTGGGTGCTCTCGGTGGCCCAGAGCAAGACAGTGCGATACAGCACCTTCGAGGAGGACGCCCCCGGCACGGTCATCGGGACCCTGGCCGAGGACCTGCATATGAAAGTGTCCGGAGACGCCAGCTTCCGCCTGATGAAGCAGTTCAACAGCTCGCTGCTCCGGGTGCGCGAGGGCGACGGGCAGCTGACCGTCGGGGACGCGGGCCTGGACCGCGAGCGGCTGTGCGGCCAAGCGCCACAGTGCGTGCTGGCCTTCGACGTGGTCAGCTTCTCCCAGGAGCAGTTCCGGCTGGTGCacgtggaggtggaggtgagggaCATCAACGACCACGCGCCGCGCTTCCCCCGGGCCCAGATCCCCGTGGAGGTGTCGGAGGGCGCGGCCGTGGGCACGCGCATCCCCCTGGAGGTGCCGGTGGACGAGGACGTGGGGGCCAACGGACTGCAGAGCGTGCGCCTGGCCGAGCCTCACAGCCCCTTCCGCGTGGAACTGCAGACGCGCGCGGACGGCGCCCAGTGCGCGGACCTGGTGCTGCTGCAGGAGCTGGACCGCGAGAGCCAGGCCGCCTACAGCCTGGAGCTGGTGGCCCAGGACGGCGGCCGCCCGCCGCGCTCCGCCACGGCCGCCCTCAGCGTGCGGGTGCTGGACGCCAACGACCACAGCCCGGCCTTCCCGCAGGGCGCCGTGGCCGAAGTGGAGCTGGCGGAGGACGCGCCCGTGGGCTCGCTGCTGCTCGACCTGGACGCGGCGGACCCCGACGAGGGCCCCAACGGCGACGTGGTGTTCGCCTTCGGGGCCCGCACCCCGCCCGAGGCGCGCCGCCTCTTCCGCCTGGACCCGCGCTCCGGCCGCCTCACCCTGGCGGGACCCGTGGACTACGAGCGCCAGGACACCTACGAGCTGGACGTGCGCGCCCAGGAccgcggccccgggccccgggcctccACCTGCAAGGTCATCGTGCGCGTCCGCGACGTCAACGACAACGCTCCGGACATCACCATCACCCCGCTGGCCGCCCCGGGCGCACCTGCCGCCTCTCCCttcgccgcggccgccgccgccgccgccgccgctctcGGGGGTGCGGACGCGACCTCGCCCACCGGGCCCGGGACGCCGGAGGCGGGCGCCGTCTCCCTGGTGCCAGAGGGGGCGGCGCGCGAGAGCCTGGTGGCGCTGGTCAGCACCTCGGACAGGGACTCGGGCGCCAACGGGCAGGTGCGCTGCGCCCTCTACGGGCACGAGCACTTCCGGCTGCAGCCGGCCTACGCGGGCAGCTACCTGGTGGTGACCGCGGCGTCGCTGGACCGCGAGCGCATCGCCGAGTACAACCTGACGCTGGTGGCCGAGGACCGCGGCGCGCCCCCGCTACGCACCGTGCGGCCCTACACCGTGCGCGTGAGCGACGAGAACGACAACGCGCCGCTCTTCACGCGGCCAGTCTACGAGGTGTCGGTGCGTGAGAACAACCCGCCCGGCGCCTACCTGGCCACGGTGGCCGCGCGGGACCCGGACCTGGGCCGCCACGGCCAGGTCACCTACCGGCTGCTGGAGGCAGAAGTGGGCCGCGCGCCCGGGGCGCCGCATCCCGCTAAGTCTCGGGGGACCCCACCGCGGGGGAGCGGCGCGCACCGCGATGCTCTGACCGCGAGGAACGGGCCAAGTTGCAGCTGGAGCTGA